The sequence agtattttcTTCTCAATTATTACGATTGTTGTTACATTTTCTCCAACAGTTACAAGTTATCTTGTGTTTGTCTTTATATATACACACATTTTATCACTATACATACATTAAAATTTGTTGAATGACGAATCTCAGCTAAGCAATTAATTAACCTTGTTTCTCGTGTTTTCTTCACAACTTTCATTAAAAAGTTCACATGAGTTGCTCTCCTGAACATGTGAAAGCTCTAGCTAGTTTCTTTCATCTGCGATCATACGCGTATTTATATTATCTATAGCACTTTGATCTTCATCTTCATTTATGCTTTAATCTCTATTCTTTTTCTTACTACTCTCAGTTCTATATGTAGCTAATAAGGTCAACTTCTTATATTCTACTATACAATCTCTTTTTCATATCTGATCTCTCTTTGATCCAAACATATGATTACCCCAGCTGAACAAGAAATTGAAGTTTTTAGCAGGCCACAGCCGACTAACGTGTTTCCAACTGCAAACAGATCAGAAAACATCGTCGTGCATGCTGAGCCACCGGTTTCTGCAAGTAATGATgtaaacccatgtctggatgatTCTCAACAAATGCGAGAAACACCAGGCCGTTGCTCTATTTTACGTGAATCACTGCGCCCTGTAACGCTCAAGGTATGTGATTAATCAAGCAGGGTTAAACACTGATTCTGTAATTAATCAACTAGATATATGTCCTTAACACCTTGATATTTTCAAACTATCGTTTAACGATTTATTACAATATTTGATTACCGTCCTGAATTTCCGTGCAGTTTGAAGAAGTGGGTTACAGTATTAAGGTTGTTAACACCGATAGAAATTGGTGGAGATCAGCTGAGGCCAAACCCGATAAGATCATTCTCGGTGGTGTAACTGGGGTAGTTAGACCTGGGGAGTTACTTGCCATGCTCGGTCCATCAGGCAGTGGTAAAACAACTCTTCTCACTGCCCTAGCGGGTAGACTACCAGGGAAGATTTCAGGAACCATAACATACAATGGGCAGCCATTTTCCGGGTACTTAAAACGGAAAACAGGTTTCGTAACACAAGACGACGTTCTGTATCCTCATCTTACTGTAATAGAGACGTTAACTTATACAGCATTGCTAAGGCTACCAAGTAAGTTAACCAAACAAGAGAAGATTGAACAAGCTGAACTAGTTATAATGGAACTAGGATTAACGAGATGTAGTAGTAGTATCGTCGGTGGTGGTCTTTTGCGTGGCATATCAGGTGGTGAAAGAAAACGGGTTAGTATCGGGCAAGAAATGTTGGTAAACCCGAGCCTCCTGTTACTAGATGAACCAACATCAGGACTTGATTCAACTACCGCTCAACGAATTGTGGCTACATTACGAGGATTAGCTAAGGGAGGAAGAACCGTGGTTACAACAATCCATCAACCATCAAGCCGGTTGTATAAAATGTTCGATAAGGTCGTGGTTTTATCGGATGGATTCCCAATTTATAGCGGTAATGCTGGTCGGGCTATGGAATATTTCGGGTCTATTGGTTTTAAGCCCGGTGATGACCTTATTAATCCGGCTGATTTCTTTCTCGATCTTGCCAATGGTATGGAATTTCCAACTACAGTACATTTTATACTGCTCTAATGAATCTATCATTATCTAATAGATTGAGGTACTGAGAACGAACGGTTTTGAGAGCTTGACCAATCTCTTCATATCTtttctttatcaaaagaaaatccATCTCTTTTTCAAAGTTCTTTTTGTTATGTGGTTCCGCCTCTGCCACATGAGTCATAATAATTCAAATAAAGCAATTTGTTATGCCCATGCTTTCATTTACTTTAACACGGAAGCACTTAACAAAAACATGACTCAAGCTAACGTTCCAACTGTATTGcagaaaatatcttctttttttttgttactcttatttatttttatttttgtatattttatttttagagaAATGTTTTGCCGAAAATATCATATTGTTTTTTAAGAGAAATGAGTATTCTTTTTGTCCCGTTAAAAATTCAAGATCATTATAGCATTTTCTTCAGATTATGGTTTGATAAATTCATCAAAAATGCAGGTGTGACATCTGATGTGAAACAATATAGTCAGCAAGAGAATCACTGTCAAGCAACACAAAATGATAGAAGTTCAACTAAACAAATTCTAATAGCTTCGTACAAGCAAAACTTGCATGAATTTTTAAAGGCTGAGACGGCTAAAGAAAATCATAGGGATCAGAAAGTTTCAGGGCAAATAAAATCGTCTAGCCGAAGTAAGTTCACTATTGCTTAGAAATTTATGGACAACTTAACATATGGATGTCATTCTTAAATTACTTTTTGGAAATAGTTACTCTGAACATTATCTTCATCTGATccgataaaaaataataattgtgattAGGTTTAGAGAAGCAGTGGACTTCATCTTGGTGGGAACAATTCAGGGTTTTGTTGGAAAGAGGTTTAAAAGAAAGGAAACATGAATCTTATTCAGGGTTAAGGATATTCCAAGTGATGTCTGTTTCAATTCTTGCGGGTCTTTTATGGTGGCATTCTGATCCTTCACACGTACAAGATCAGGTATGTACTTCGTAATTTAATTCATGATTTCCACACCAAACATATTGAGTGCCGGCTAGATAGAATTCCTCATTTGACATTGTTACACATATGACAATATTTTGTTTATCTTGTTCTTTACGTGTTACTAAAATTACAGGTTggacttctctttttcttctcaaTATTCTGGGGTTTCTTCCCATTATTCAACGCAATATTTACATTCCCACAGGAACGACCAATGCTAATTAAAGAACGTTCATCCGGAATGTACCGTCTTTCCTCTTATTTTTTTGCGAGAATCGCTGGTGACTTGCCAATGGAACTTGTTCTTCCAACAATATTTGTAGCCATTACATATTGGATGGGAGGTTTAAAACCTTCACCTCTGAACTTCATACTAACTCTATTCATCATTCTCTTCAACGTCTTAGTCTCACAAGGTTTAGGGTTAGCTCTTGGTGCAATTCTAATGGACGTGAAACAAGCAACCACATTAGCCTCTGTGACAATGCTCGTTTTTCTACTAGCGGGTGGATATTACATCCAACATATTCCTCGTTTTATAGCTTGGTTGAAGTATACTTCGTTTAGTTATTATTGTTACAAGCTTCTTATTGGAGTACAATATACCGACAAAGATGTTTATGAATGTGGATTTGGTAAACAATGCAAGGTTTTGAAGTTTCCACCTATAGAACATCTAGGTTTAAGTTGCAAAGGTTGGGATGTATTTGCTTTGGTTCTTATGTTAGTTGGTTATCGACTTCTGGCTTATTTAGCTTTGAAGAACGGCTTACCTCGTTGATCAACCTGCACATTTACTAAACTAATGCTATTTTAGTATTTTGGAAAAATAATTTACAATTCTTGTAACATAATGGAACTTAAAATAGTCTCTCGAACAATATATATTGAAAAATGCCAACAACTTCTAGTGTGCTTGCCTCGCTAGGGTTATAATATGGGAGGGTAAGGTACTGGATATTGCTTCTTAACGGATTTCAAATAATACTATTGGTAGataaaaaatcaaaacctaacaattatttttttcttattgaaGGTGTGTTAACGTTAAGTAAAATTCGAAGGGTCCACTGATGTTTATTTCTGTTTTACATTTGTGCACTAAAATCGTGACACTTTGAGAATGAATGTTgaatatttagctttgattttAGGTTATCTGGAAAATTAGAGTTATTTAAGGTTCACATAGATTCAAAATCTCAAGTTAAAGTAATAATTAGatttttcaaaaataatttttaagattttgctACGACAAAATTGCTAAGAACATGaataaatattagaaaacaaAGGTCGAATAGGTTTGGGTTGAGTTAGCCAAGTCATCCGGGATCTGGCAGTAATTTTACATATAGGGTTTCGGGATATTGGATATCCTGGTGAGAATTCGGGACAAAAATTCACGGTTTTACATTTTATCTTAAGAAGATTAACATATTTTAATTGATACTGTAATATAAACGAGCGTGTATACTTTTAAGTCAtcgatgataaaaaaaaattatataattgttgatggtggattttagttcagggctaaaattgtaaaaccagtatttaatgcgctgacatcctgcaaagggtaaagccgtttaacAAGTGaggagtacctcttcactttatttattcggaGCAATTCAATAGATacataaaattcacccagaatggtgcatgcagcaacaatcccaaatattctgtgaattttagcattattaattaatgtatGATTTGCCtggtatttcatgtgttgttcctagccgaactctcattattagcatggcatgacgactgagtgttcactctcagcagagtaacatgaatctccaagtgccaattttgagatatgcatgtaatacccgtacaggctgcatcactctctgacaaagagaatttcgaatcaacGCGAAACAACTCGATCGAATGTATCTAatttccttaaaggaaatctggactgtccgtatcagtctcagaaataatcacggccgcgcaagttggccacatgatttaaccagcctagacgaaccctagcaggagcaggcgattACCgtaatgaccaccggcgggcccacttatgacctagccggtcgaacatcacaccttGCCTCCCAGCGTGCcaaaacgccagccctaaaatagggtagccgcgctgctttggaagaagctcgaacgagcaagactgttcaAGACATAAAACGATCgggaccgtccaacttcaccatcctgattggacggcttagatcgcaccatgaacgATTGAGGAGGCGCCAACACACACATTGGTGGGCCCACTCTATCcctacccgatcggttttctcacggcaaagccatggagcaatgaacgtttgctcgagacatggctggcgtgatgctttaaaggttCGTGGAAATTCCATTAGCGTCTTAagacgatcacaaccatccaacttagccagcatatttggatggcttagatcgcgcctaggaccatcaggaaggtgcacacatgttcaccgtcagcccaacgtgggccacacacgatcggtctctccaaaggagaagcatagctcgccaaaccgtttgtccaaagtcacgcgtgcgtgactatttaaaaaccctaattagggtttgtggcaaTGCATATCTGTCATAGTTCGATCAtgtccgtccatcttcgccagcctaaacggagggtgtagatatagactcaagaggtcccaaggatgttgacGTGATCACCGCGGGCCCACCTGTACGTGTGACCGACCGGCCTAGGAAACCTATGTccaagcgcctcgaaacgcactccCGAAGGTGGCATGCCACGCAGCCttcaatcctttgcggcaatggatttctgtcgcaaattgatcacgaccactcatctttgccggtcaaattgagcggcctagatcgaatctttgtgatACCGAGAGGCGTAGACATGCTCtccggcaggccgtctacacacatgctcgaccggtcccaccaaaattaacgtccatgcttgagttcgatcaagccaaagaggtatGCTTACGCAcctcttaaaaccctaaaattccatcaacggtcgcaaatatatgacataaaccatctcgtccgtccaactttgccagcttggtcggaaagCCTAGGTTAAAAGTTAGGTGACTAATGAAgcacctcgatgatcaccgtctgccactcttccacagggagtgatcgaacaggggatggctcgcccatgcggccttcaaacgatcactcgaagatggttggacgtgatgctattttaagacgcttaatgcgcgacttattcggttaagctttaaaacagcgatgcttcatacatattgatcgttttcaatgcattacatgcatcgagcatacacaatatttcatgaatataaatttcttaaataacttagcaccgtatgctatttcctgcagtgggtcccacgatccactcattcgagacatcaagcatgtcacaa comes from Papaver somniferum cultivar HN1 chromosome 7, ASM357369v1, whole genome shotgun sequence and encodes:
- the LOC113298460 gene encoding ABC transporter G family member 21, producing MITPAEQEIEVFSRPQPTNVFPTANRSENIVVHAEPPVSASNDVNPCLDDSQQMRETPGRCSILRESLRPVTLKFEEVGYSIKVVNTDRNWWRSAEAKPDKIILGGVTGVVRPGELLAMLGPSGSGKTTLLTALAGRLPGKISGTITYNGQPFSGYLKRKTGFVTQDDVLYPHLTVIETLTYTALLRLPSKLTKQEKIEQAELVIMELGLTRCSSSIVGGGLLRGISGGERKRVSIGQEMLVNPSLLLLDEPTSGLDSTTAQRIVATLRGLAKGGRTVVTTIHQPSSRLYKMFDKVVVLSDGFPIYSGNAGRAMEYFGSIGFKPGDDLINPADFFLDLANGVTSDVKQYSQQENHCQATQNDRSSTKQILIASYKQNLHEFLKAETAKENHRDQKVSGQIKSSSRSLEKQWTSSWWEQFRVLLERGLKERKHESYSGLRIFQVMSVSILAGLLWWHSDPSHVQDQVGLLFFFSIFWGFFPLFNAIFTFPQERPMLIKERSSGMYRLSSYFFARIAGDLPMELVLPTIFVAITYWMGGLKPSPLNFILTLFIILFNVLVSQGLGLALGAILMDVKQATTLASVTMLVFLLAGGYYIQHIPRFIAWLKYTSFSYYCYKLLIGVQYTDKDVYECGFGKQCKVLKFPPIEHLGLSCKGWDVFALVLMLVGYRLLAYLALKNGLPR